DNA from Strigops habroptila isolate Jane chromosome 6, bStrHab1.2.pri, whole genome shotgun sequence:
CTTCTGCCCATGTCCTGTGTACAGCACAGCAGGTTCCCACTGGCTTTCCAGGATCGTTTCCTTCACGTTCATTCATGTATCATTTAACTGAACGTTTAGCAGTCACCATGAACACCCCTTATCTCAGCAATTTGAAGCTGTTTCACTCTCCCACGGGCCCCTTTGCCCAGGACATCTTGAACAAGACTGATGGTGCTGTGGAAAGTCACCCCATGAGTTTAATATAgcaaaaaaagaggagaaagagcaagaaaaggagacagatcaatgaataaatattttctgttactgatGGTATGACATGGCTTACATGGAAGCAGTGAACTGGAGATGCTGTTATAGTTGTGCATTTGACCATCAGCTCATAAATGTGTGCAGCAATCAGAATGTTGTTTCCAAACCATCTGATGAAGCTTCAAATAAAAGCCGAAATAAAGCTctttttataattttgaaaGGTAAGAAGGTTCATAATACTCCTCATGTTCTTCCACATCCCATGCTAGGGGATTATTTTTTCAGACTGGAGGAGATAAGCAGGGAAACCTTATCTGCATTTTTGAGACTGGTTGCTGCTGTCTGAACCAGGCAAAGTCCATGCTGAGCCACCAAGCCCATGTGCTCACTGTGTCATAAGATGTGTTGCATGAGGATAACGGTGAAGATTGCAGCAACCCCAGGAGGCACCTCAGCCTCTCTCATTGCCACAGCAAAGGACGAGGTGAAGCCATCACCCCCATGCACATGGGTTACTTGCTGATAGGCCAAGGGGAGATGTGGCCATGGGAATAAGCACATATCACTCACTAGCAGTGGTATAAAATCAGGGTGTTTTGGGCAAAGTGGCATTCCCTGACCCCAAAGGCATCTGGAGGCAAGTGATTACTGGTGCGTTTCTTGCTCCCTGAAGACCAAGACCTTTGCTCACCAGGCAAGTAATTGTGGGGTCTCTTTCAGGCTGGCCACCCATTCAGTCTCTCTGCTTCAGTCCATCACAGCAGGACCATCTAAATGACAAACTATTGTATATATCTGTTTGCATAATGATGCCATCTGTGCTTTCTAGGGAAATAAAGTAAATTGAAAATATGAATTCTCATTAGAGCTTGGAATCTGCTGAACCTGGATGCAGGGTTTCCCCAGCACAGGAGAGACTGGAAAGTTTCTGTGGTGTTTGAAGATGTACACCACGATCTTGTGCTCTGGGAAATGGGAACTTTGCAATTTAAAGGATAGAGGCACTTTACATGCAACAGTACAGAGAATTTCCATTCTTTCAGCCTTCAGTTAAGTTAAAAGTTCATGTTTTCCTGATCTCTTTGGCCACTGACAcacttctctcccttctttctcctaCCTGAGGAGCTGCTACACTATTTTGTGACcataattttattattgtttttgcGTTCACATTGGCGGGTGCATCTCTGAAGCATTCAAACCTTCTTTGCTTTGGCCTTTGTAAGGAGATGCAGAAGCAATAAAGCACAGGCATCAGGCATGACCCTTGTCTCATGAACATACTTGAAAGCATACCTAGTCTATCCCTTCAATTCTGTCTCCACAGAAACATATTGAGGTCTGTTTCAGAGACAAGTGTGCCGTGTGTAAGGCCCAAGGTACTCCGAAAGGCAAATTTTCTGACCGTTCTTTAAATAACACCAGctgctttttagttttaaacAGCATGAATCACCAGACATAAAATCTACAGCCTGTGCTTGGGACTACATTTAAGAAAGGTAACTGAAAAACATGTGTTTAGGTACTGCCTTGCCTGAAACTTCCTGAACTACTGGCAGGTTATTCATGAAGCTGCAGAGGTGGCCGTTGTTCTTGTGAATAGGCTACAAACAACACTATCTTCTTTTATTCATGATAACAGATCTGCAGTTTGGTATATACCGCTGTGCCCAGGCTTCTACACCACTTGGGGTCCCCTGTGCCCTTGTTGGCTTCGTGTCTCCACTCTCTAGACCTGTAAAGACCTGAGCTGGGCATCAGCTATGAAGATCCTGTAcctgctcttccccttcttcctcctgttgATTCAGGGTGCTGCAGGTGAGAGTGGAAGAGGGAAGGCATATGATCCATGTCCCCAGTAGGGTGACcatatttttagaaatgctcAAAGTAGAGAAtacttttgtggttttgctccAACATGAAAAGTCATGCAATGGGATATACCAAAGGATGCTCTCACAATGCCCCCTCCTCTGAGAGCTAGAGGGGCTGGTGTGGAGAAAGCCGTCCAGGAATAAGAGCTTGGATCATTCTGTAGGTTAGGGAACGATTGAGCTCTGGATCCACCCTGGGCATTGATCTGCTCCTTGGGGAGTATCTCTGATGGGCTCCCACGGCAATGTCTAAAGTCTCAGCCTATGCAGTCTACCTTGCTCACTTCAAAAATGGGTGGGAATGCCTGTTGTCTCATCGCAGATACTTAGCACCTCTTTAGGACCCCTAGATGTGTGTGATTCTGCAGTGTCAAAGCCCTCTACCCCAGGCTGGATGAGCTAGCTAAGGTTTTATGGAATAACTGCTCCTTCTACAGGACAGTGGGAGGATGAAAAATACCCCTTTGTCCCACAAAAAGCCAGGGATATCTGTGCCTCAGGGCTTTAGCTAATAGTCCTTCTAGGTAGTTAACTTGCTATTGAAGGTACAGTTGTGGTCATTTTAATACTTGGCCCACAAAGTGGGTTGAAACCCTAGTGGAGTGCCAGCCTTTCCGGAATTACAGAATGTGCTCCCaaattatcttttcctttcaattgTCTCTCTCTACAGGTGCATCTCTGGTTCCAGGAAATGAATGGAGATGTAAGCATGAAGGGGGATTCTGTAGTTTTTTGACATGCTATCGCCCTTATCACATCTATGGAAGGTGTACAAATTTGGTAGTTTGCTGCAAAAGGTAAGTTCTGAAGTCAGACATTCAGGAATTTgccctctgctttctctgctggaaTAGATCTGCTGTTGTCTTTACATCCACACTGCTGGATAACACCCTCCTGCATTCATGTTAAGAGGCAGAGGCCAGGGAAGGAGGGTTAAAATTCCTTCGTAAAGCTGCTCGAACCTGCCCTGTGTGGACTGAAGAGACCCAAATTCAGCCAGCATCTTCTCATTCTCCCTTTCCCATGCGGTGAAAGTGAAGTGTGATCTTTGTGTAGTGTGAGGCACAAGACCATCTCAGTGAGGTTTCTAAAGAGTCTTGGATTCAAGGCTGCAACCACTGAGGAATACACAGGTCCAAGTCATCTGAAATAAGGACTGGAGCTTATCTGAGGAAGGGTTGTCCAGTAATTCTCTACAGGTCCTTATAATAGAAGTGTCAGAGAGACTGGAGGAAGACAAAGAATGAacaggagaaataaatattgCTGACCACATATTGTGCTTTGTTTATGCAGGAAATAGTGATGAATCCCTGGACTTCCCAAGCAGAATATCCCCCTCGCTTCTGGCTCCTGGAACTATCTCCTGATGTTATCTCTCCTCCCCGTCTCTGCCACTCGAAGGTGGTGTGACAGCAGGAATGGAAGCgcagctcctgctggcttcTCATGATCTGGAGACATCCTGTCATGGGTCTGGTGGTGTTTGGGCAAAGGCTGCTTTTCCTTGGCTTCAATAAAGACATCTAGTTTCACAGCATGGTTGAgtttggaagggatctctggaggtcatctggtccatcccccctgctcaggcagggccacccagagccagttgcccaggaccacaTCTAGATGGCTGTTGAATAtccccaaggatggagactccatcacctctttgggcaacctgtgccagtgcttggtcaccctcacagtaaaaaagtgtttcctgatggcCAGAGGAACCTGCTGTGTTCCAGTGTGTGCCCATGGCCTCTGGTCCTGGCACTgtgcaccactgaaaagagcctggctccctTCTCTTTGCACTGTCCCTTCAGGTATTTAGATACATTGGTAAGAtttcc
Protein-coding regions in this window:
- the LOC115610114 gene encoding antimicrobial peptide THP1-like; the encoded protein is MKILYLLFPFFLLLIQGAAGASLVPGNEWRCKHEGGFCSFLTCYRPYHIYGRCTNLVVCCKSVRHKTISEIVMNPWTSQAEYPPRFWLLELSPDVISPPRLCHSKVV